A single genomic interval of Aegicerativicinus sediminis harbors:
- a CDS encoding DUF2231 domain-containing protein yields MDIETFVGRFHPIFVHLPIGIFIIGFLIDVLIRFKPQYFPNSLKVLKFIYATAFISALIAVITGLLLSWSNNYEVDRLNLHRNLGLFSLAALAVLLFFTLSKSFKKEKARFVFSIICVLLIALTGHFGGNLTHGPDYLLEKGPKFLQGYTEKPLYENEQFKTVNPDSLNIYLSIVKPLIGRKCLGCHDSENALGNLSLVNLSDFKNNLKHENLIVSGNALESEFFKRISLPIDDQYAMPPNNKKLNYTDIQVIKYWIDNGADSLSYFSSDLMTSELIGLVKRDYGLDYTPKPFYEKIAVEKVGDSMIKTLKSNKIEANYLSESNNLLDVKINVDSISEVQIEGLNKIADKVTFLNIEGCKLNNILLQKLSTFPNLTKLNISDNQILNEDASWLLKQDKLEVLNLNGTLISTDVLNSILSMPKIRRIYVWNTNVPAEELDDLRNKNSGIEIISEFTFEEFEQPIPVFSAEER; encoded by the coding sequence ATGGACATTGAAACTTTTGTAGGGCGATTTCATCCCATTTTCGTCCATTTGCCAATCGGAATTTTTATAATTGGCTTTCTCATCGATGTTTTAATTAGGTTTAAGCCTCAATACTTTCCTAATTCATTAAAGGTTTTAAAATTTATATATGCCACGGCATTTATTTCTGCGCTTATTGCGGTCATAACAGGTCTCCTTCTGTCGTGGTCTAATAACTATGAAGTAGATCGGTTAAATCTTCATAGGAATTTAGGATTATTTTCATTGGCGGCGTTGGCCGTTCTCTTGTTTTTTACTTTAAGTAAATCCTTTAAGAAGGAGAAAGCTAGGTTTGTATTTTCCATTATTTGTGTGCTTTTAATAGCTCTAACAGGTCATTTTGGAGGTAATCTAACGCATGGTCCTGATTATCTATTAGAGAAAGGACCTAAATTTCTTCAGGGTTATACTGAGAAACCTTTGTATGAAAATGAACAGTTTAAAACTGTTAATCCGGACTCACTTAACATATACTTGTCTATAGTTAAACCATTAATTGGTAGAAAATGTCTCGGTTGTCATGATTCAGAAAATGCCCTGGGTAATTTGAGTCTTGTTAACTTGAGTGATTTCAAAAATAATTTGAAACACGAAAATTTGATTGTGTCTGGTAATGCTCTCGAAAGTGAATTTTTTAAAAGAATAAGCTTGCCTATAGATGACCAATATGCTATGCCTCCAAATAATAAAAAATTAAACTATACAGATATTCAGGTAATTAAGTATTGGATAGACAATGGGGCTGATAGCCTCAGTTATTTTTCTTCGGATTTAATGACCTCTGAATTAATAGGTTTGGTGAAAAGGGATTATGGATTGGATTATACACCAAAGCCTTTTTATGAAAAAATAGCAGTGGAAAAGGTTGGTGATAGTATGATAAAAACATTAAAAAGCAATAAAATAGAAGCTAATTACTTGTCCGAATCTAACAATTTATTGGATGTTAAAATCAATGTTGATTCAATATCAGAGGTTCAAATTGAAGGACTTAATAAAATTGCTGATAAAGTTACTTTTCTGAACATTGAAGGTTGTAAACTTAATAATATTCTGTTGCAGAAATTATCGACTTTTCCAAATTTAACCAAGTTGAATATCTCCGATAATCAAATATTAAACGAGGATGCATCTTGGCTGTTAAAACAGGATAAATTGGAAGTTTTGAATTTGAATGGGACATTAATCTCAACGGATGTACTGAACTCTATTTTAAGTATGCCAAAAATAAGGCGTATTTATGTTTGGAATACAAATGTGCCAGCAGAGGAGTTAGATGATTTACGTAATAAAAATTCAGGCATTGAGATAATTTCTGAATTTACCTTTGAAGAATTTGAACAGCCGATACCAGTATTTTCAGCTGAAGAGCGGTAA